One Paracoccus sp. TOH DNA segment encodes these proteins:
- a CDS encoding LysR family transcriptional regulator gives MIDKLSMFMALAREKHFGRAAESLGITQPTLSSAIRALEEQLGVQLVRRGSRFQGLTPEGERVLGWARRIVADARAMQAEMQASRKGVSGRLRIGVIPTAMPRIAELTGPFLRRHPNAGVSILSRSSDEIRDQIEALELDAGVTYLDSEPLGRVQSLPLYRETYCLIDRGELAGPADWAETATRPLCLLTPDMQNRRIVTRHLVEAGADALPRVESTSMLAILSHVATGDWAAILPRALARGLPLPEGVRARDLTGEGHMVGVVVARREPHPPLVEALIRIVSSIDTFNQ, from the coding sequence GTGATCGACAAGCTTTCCATGTTCATGGCCTTGGCGCGCGAGAAGCATTTCGGCCGCGCCGCCGAATCGCTGGGCATCACCCAACCCACCCTGTCCTCGGCCATCCGGGCGCTGGAGGAGCAGCTGGGCGTGCAGCTGGTGCGGCGCGGCTCGCGCTTCCAGGGGCTGACGCCCGAGGGCGAGCGGGTGCTGGGCTGGGCGCGGCGCATCGTCGCCGATGCCCGCGCCATGCAGGCCGAGATGCAGGCCAGCCGCAAGGGCGTGTCGGGGCGGCTGCGCATCGGCGTGATCCCCACCGCCATGCCGCGCATCGCCGAGCTGACCGGGCCGTTCCTGCGCCGCCATCCCAATGCCGGGGTCTCGATCCTGTCGCGCAGCTCGGACGAGATCCGCGACCAGATCGAGGCGCTGGAGCTGGATGCCGGCGTCACCTATCTGGACAGCGAGCCGCTGGGCCGGGTGCAGAGCCTGCCGCTGTATCGCGAAACCTATTGTCTGATCGACCGGGGCGAGCTGGCGGGGCCGGCCGACTGGGCCGAGACCGCCACCCGGCCGCTTTGCCTGCTGACCCCCGACATGCAGAACCGCCGCATCGTCACCCGGCACCTGGTCGAGGCGGGGGCGGATGCGCTGCCGCGGGTCGAATCGACCTCGATGCTGGCGATCCTGTCGCATGTGGCGACCGGCGACTGGGCGGCGATCCTGCCGCGGGCGCTGGCGCGCGGCCTGCCGCTGCCCGAGGGGGTTCGGGCCCGTGACCTGACCGGCGAGGGCCATATGGTCGGCGTGGTGGTGGCCCGGCGCGAGCCGCATCCGCCACTGGTCGAGGCGCTGATCCGCATTGTCTCGTCGATTGATACCTTCAATCAATAA
- a CDS encoding formate dehydrogenase subunit gamma: MTSPAIDADFLLRLDEIIAAHQGREGPLLPILHDIQAEWGHVPEEAQPRLAEALGMTRAEVYGVVSFYHDFRDHPHGRHVLRLCRAEACQSMGADALAEEVRAALGIDWHETTPDGRLTLEPVFCLGLCACAPSAQMGDRLLGRANLAKVRQLVAEAGA; the protein is encoded by the coding sequence ATGACCTCACCAGCGATCGACGCTGATTTCCTTCTGCGCCTTGACGAAATCATCGCCGCCCATCAGGGCCGCGAGGGGCCGCTTCTGCCCATCCTGCACGACATTCAGGCCGAATGGGGCCATGTGCCCGAGGAGGCGCAGCCGCGGCTGGCCGAGGCCCTGGGCATGACCCGGGCCGAGGTCTATGGCGTGGTCAGCTTCTATCACGATTTCCGCGACCATCCGCATGGCCGGCATGTGCTGCGGCTGTGCCGGGCCGAGGCCTGCCAGTCGATGGGCGCCGATGCCTTGGCCGAGGAGGTGCGCGCCGCGCTGGGAATCGACTGGCACGAGACCACCCCGGACGGGCGGCTGACGCTGGAGCCGGTGTTCTGCCTGGGGCTTTGCGCCTGCGCGCCCTCGGCGCAGATGGGCGACAGGCTGCTGGGCCGGGCGAATCTGGCCAAGGTGCGGCAACTGGTGGCGGAGGCAGGCGCATGA
- a CDS encoding NADH-ubiquinone oxidoreductase-F iron-sulfur binding region domain-containing protein, with protein sequence MRIWVPLDAAARALGADAVAEALGREFAVTRNGSRGMIWLEPLVEVERDGVRHGYGPVGPEDAASVAEAIRTGGAHPLALGPVEELPWMKAQSRLTFARVGVIDPLSVEEYEAHGGLAGLRRAIGIGPEKVVEEVTESGLRGRGGAGFPTGIKWKTVAGAKAPRKYIVCNADEGDSGSFADRMLMEGDPLVLIEGMAIAGIATGAVQGYVYIRSEYPDAIRLMEAAIGKARQAGILGPSVLGSGHAYDMEVRVGAGAYVCGEETSLLNSLEGKRGVVRAKPPIPALEGFLGRPTVVNNVISLASVPWILTHGGAEYAKLGIGRSKGTIPIQIAGNVKYGGLFEAAFGMSLRQIIEEIGGGTASGRPVKAAQVGGPLGSYIPHWNFDVPFGYEELATKEGLLGHAGITVFDDTADMLKLARFAMEFCAVESCGKCTPCRIGSVRGVETIDRIAQGDETGIPILTDLCNTMKWGSLCALGGFAPFPVMSALTHFPDDFSGRREPRKEAAE encoded by the coding sequence ATGAGGATCTGGGTTCCCCTGGACGCCGCCGCAAGGGCTTTGGGCGCCGACGCGGTGGCCGAGGCGCTGGGGCGCGAGTTTGCCGTGACCCGCAACGGCAGCCGCGGCATGATCTGGCTCGAGCCTCTGGTCGAGGTCGAGCGCGACGGCGTGCGGCACGGCTACGGGCCGGTCGGGCCCGAGGACGCGGCCTCGGTCGCCGAGGCGATCCGCACGGGCGGCGCGCATCCGCTGGCCCTGGGCCCGGTCGAGGAACTGCCCTGGATGAAGGCGCAAAGCCGGCTGACCTTTGCCCGGGTCGGCGTGATCGACCCGCTTTCGGTCGAGGAATACGAGGCGCATGGCGGGCTGGCCGGGCTGCGCCGCGCCATCGGCATCGGGCCGGAAAAGGTCGTCGAGGAGGTCACCGAATCCGGGCTGCGCGGCCGCGGCGGCGCCGGTTTCCCGACCGGCATCAAGTGGAAGACCGTCGCCGGCGCCAAGGCTCCGCGGAAATACATCGTCTGCAATGCCGACGAGGGTGATTCGGGCAGTTTTGCCGACCGCATGCTGATGGAGGGCGATCCGTTGGTCCTGATCGAGGGCATGGCGATCGCCGGCATCGCCACGGGCGCGGTGCAGGGCTATGTCTATATCCGCAGCGAATATCCCGACGCCATCCGGCTGATGGAGGCCGCCATCGGCAAGGCCCGGCAGGCGGGCATCCTCGGGCCGTCGGTACTGGGTTCGGGCCATGCCTATGACATGGAGGTGCGGGTCGGCGCCGGCGCCTATGTCTGCGGCGAGGAGACCAGCCTGCTCAACAGCCTGGAGGGCAAGCGCGGCGTGGTGCGCGCCAAGCCGCCGATTCCGGCGCTGGAGGGGTTCCTGGGCCGGCCGACGGTGGTCAACAACGTGATCTCGCTGGCCTCGGTGCCCTGGATCCTGACCCATGGCGGGGCGGAATACGCCAAGCTGGGCATCGGGCGGTCCAAGGGCACGATCCCGATCCAGATCGCCGGCAACGTGAAATATGGCGGGCTGTTCGAGGCTGCCTTCGGCATGAGCCTGCGCCAGATCATCGAAGAGATCGGCGGCGGCACCGCCTCGGGCCGGCCGGTCAAGGCGGCGCAGGTGGGCGGGCCGCTCGGCTCCTACATCCCGCATTGGAACTTCGACGTGCCCTTCGGCTACGAGGAGCTGGCGACGAAAGAGGGCCTGCTGGGCCATGCCGGAATCACCGTCTTCGACGACACCGCCGACATGCTGAAGCTGGCGCGCTTCGCCATGGAGTTCTGCGCCGTGGAAAGCTGCGGCAAATGCACGCCCTGCCGGATCGGCTCGGTCCGGGGGGTCGAGACCATCGACCGCATCGCCCAGGGCGACGAGACGGGGATCCCGATCCTTACCGATCTTTGCAACACGATGAAATGGGGCTCGCTCTGCGCGCTGGGGGGCTTCGCGCCCTTCCCGGTCATGTCGGCGCTGACCCATTTCCCCGACGATTTCAGCGGGCGCCGCGAGCCCCGCAAGGAGGCCGCCGAATGA
- the purS gene encoding phosphoribosylformylglycinamidine synthase subunit PurS codes for MKARVTIMLKDGVLDPQGEAIRHALGGLGFAGVSGVRQGKVIELDLAAADAEAARAEVARMCEGLLANTVIEKYAVEIV; via the coding sequence ATGAAAGCCCGTGTCACCATCATGCTGAAGGATGGCGTTCTGGACCCCCAGGGCGAGGCGATCCGGCACGCGCTCGGCGGGCTGGGCTTTGCCGGGGTTTCCGGCGTGCGCCAGGGTAAGGTGATCGAACTGGACCTGGCGGCAGCCGATGCCGAGGCCGCCAGGGCCGAGGTGGCGCGCATGTGCGAGGGGCTGCTGGCCAATACCGTGATCGAGAAATACGCGGTCGAGATCGTCTGA